Part of the Deltaproteobacteria bacterium genome is shown below.
GACCTCGGTTCCGTCGGCCCGGAAAACCGCCGCGTCGGAGTTGGTCTGGCGGGCGGCGTAAATATTGTAGATTTCCTTGACCCGGCTTACGTAGGAGCGGGTTTCGGGAATGGACGGGATGCGCCTTCCGCATGAATCCACCGCGCCGGGACCGGCGTTGTAGGCGGCCAGGGCCAGATCGACTTCGTTGCCGTAATTGGCCATCATCTGTGAGAGGTACTTGGACCCGCCCATGATGGAATCGCGGGGGTTATAGGGGTCTTCGATGCCGAGCTTGCTGTAGTTGAAGGGCATGACCTGCATGAGGCCCTTCGCCCCCTTGGGCGAGCGCGCGCGGGGATTGAAATTGGACTCCACCTTTATCACGGCCTTGACGAGCGCGAACTCCAGGCCGTAGGTCTCGGCGGCTTCCCTTATGATGTTGTCGTAGGTGTCGCGGTCGGTGAAGCGCGATTCCCGGCTGGCGTAGTACCTGGCCGCCCGGACCTTTTTGGATGAGGTGCGGGAGCGCTTTTCCCTGATGAAAACCCTGTAGCCCTTGTGCTTGGGGGTGTCCGTGAAGTGGGTCACGCCGTCTTCGTCAACCCAGCGGAAAACGTCGGCAACGGCGTTAACGCCCGAAAAAAAGAAAAAAAGAGCGGAAAGAAACAAGGTTCCCGAAAGAAGAAGCGGAAGGCAGGTATTTCGCTTTTCAGTCATGAAGCCCCCTGGTCAGGGTTTACTCAAAATGTCGGAAAGCCTTTTGGCATCGCCAGGGCTCACGACGGTGAACTTGACCCCCATGCCCACGGGCCTGGCGACCGGATCGTTGGTCTGGCTGCGGCTCCACGCCACCGTTGCGGTGACGGACATGGGTTTTTCATCATCCGGCAGATGAATGTCTAAGGTGAAAATCTCGCCCTGGTTCAGGGGGGTCGGGGTCTTAATGAAAAGACCGGTTCCCGATACGTTGTGCGTGTATGCTTTTACAAACGAGCCCTTGTCCTTGAAGGTGAGGGCCAGTACCTTTGGAATTCGCAGCTCCCGGCGGCAGTCGGTTTTTCCCACGCAGGCGTCGGTGGTCTGCTTGAGCCTTATGGCAAGGCTTTTGATGACGAGCCTGAAGGTCGGGGTCATCTTGTTGTATTCGTGGTCCAGGCTTTTTCGGTCTATGACCCCCACCACAGTGTTCCCAAGGGCCCTTGCCGATGCGGTTCGCGGGTAGCCGCCTATGAAGGCCAGCTCACCGAAAATCTCGCCCTCGCGGGCAACCGCTATCACAACGATTTTTCCGTCCACCAGCCGGTACAGCTCCACGGCCCCCGATTCCACGACGTACACCCAGTCGCCGGAGCTTTGCTCCTCGAAGATGACCTGGCCGTCCTCGTAATGTTCCTCTGAAACCACGTCAATCATTCCGGCCTCGTCGAGCCTTTCCCCGTTCAACCCGTCCCCTCCCTGCCGCTTTCAGCCTTGTGAAAGTGTCTGTTTCCGGTCCATTTCCGGCGGCATATTTCGAGGGGTAAATTCACCTTACCCTAAATTGACGCCTTGTTCAACATTAAAGTGATCTTACGCGAAATCGAAGGACATCTGGGTCGGCCCCAAGGGCCTTTTTTTTGCCGGGCCGCGCGGGCGGTCTTCTTCCAAACAGTCTGAAATCTCAGCTAAAAACGGCGAAATGGCTCGATCTTCGGTGTTGCCGAAAACAATTCTGCGGCTGGCGGCTGTGAACCGCAGGACCCTCCGGGCGCGGGTGGCGGCCACGTAAAAGAGGCGGCGCTCCTCGCCCGGATCGCCCGGTTTTCCGGGCATATGAAGGGGAAAAAGCCCGTCCTCGCACCCGGCCACGAAAACCGCCTCAAACTCCAGGCCCTTGGCCGCGTGAACGGTCATGACGGCCACGCGCTGGGCTTTTGGATCAAAGGAGTCCTCGTCCCTTGCCAGGGCTGAAAAGGAGAGGAAGCGGGCCGTGTCTCCCCCGAAATCATGGGCCTTTTCCGTCAGCCTTTCATATGCGCTTTTCGGGCCGCCCATGGTTTCGGACACACCCAGAAATTTTCCGGCAAGTTTTATTTTTTCCGCCACGGTCCTGCCCTTCATGTTCTCCGACAGGATGCCGAGATCGGTTCCAAGGGCCACGAGCTTTCTTTGCGGGGCAAGGTCCAGGCCCGGCATGGGAAGGCGTCTCGCCTCGTGAAGGGCGTCGAAAAGGCTGGCTCCAAGGCGGGCCGAAAAGTCTTCAAGGGCGCGGATGGAAGCCTCGTTGACTCCCCTCTTGGCGACCCTGAATATCCGGGCCATGTCGGCGTCGGTGGCGGCTTTTTCCGAAAAACGAAGAAGGGAGAGGATGGCCGGGTTGGGCTGGGCGTCGAAGAGATTTTTCCTGTCCACGATCTCAAAGGGGATGCCGCTTCGGGCGAAGGCTTCCGAAATCGGGCCGAAAAGGGCCTTTACCCTGACCAGCACCGCGAAGTCCCCGAAGCCGAAATCCCGTTGATCCGCCCCTGCCCTGCCCGAATCCATGGAAAAATGGCTGGTTCCTCCCACCATGTTCTCGATGGCCGCCACTATGGTTTCGGCCTCGGCTGCGGGGGTGGCCGGGCGCGACAGGCGGATGGGGTTCTCCATCGGGATGCCCGATTCCAGGGGCTTTTTGGGCGTCCACAGGCGGCCTTTTTCCACGATCCGTGAGGCTGCGCCCAAAATGTTATCGCTGCTCCTGTAATTCCGCCAAAGCTCCACCACCCGCGCTTCCGGGTAGTCGTGGACGAAGCGGGTGAAGTAGCCCACGTCCGCGCCCCGGAACCCGTAGATGGCCTGATCCGGGTCGCCGATTGCGGCAAGGCTCGCGCCCGCAGGGCATAGCGCCCTCACCAGCCTGTACTGGCTGGCTGAAACGTCCTGGTACTCGTCCACCAGGACGTGCAAAAAACGGCGCTGGCATTTTTCCCTGAAATCCGGCTCGCTCTCCAGCATCCGAACCGTGCGGTAGAGAAGGTCGTCGGTGTCCAAGGCCCGGTTCCGGGCCAGAATGCCCTGGTAGGCGGAAAATGCTTCGGGATCGAGCCCCTCCCCAAGGTCGGGCTCGGCAACGGGTATCCACACCCTGTCCTTGGCCCGGCTGATTTTTTCCGCCACCTCGGCGGGCTTGGCGCCGGAAACCCCGCAGGCGGCCAGGGCCTTTTCAACGAAGGCCAGCCGGTCGGCCTCCGAAATCACCGAAAAGGGCCTTTCCCGGCCCAGGGTTTCGGTGAGGAGCATAAGCCCCAGGGCGTGGAAGGTGGCGACGGTGACGCCGGACGCTTCGGGCAGAAGGGCGGATATCCGCTCCTTTAGCTCTCCCGCCGCCTTGTTGGTGAAGGTGACCGCCAAAACGCTTTCCGGGGCCGCGCCCAGGTTTTTCACAAGATGGGCCGCACGATATGCCAGTGTGCGGGTCTTTCCGGTGCCGGGGCCTGCCACTATGAGAAGCGGGGCGGGAGGAGCCTCCACCGCCGCAAGCTGCTCAGGGTTCAGTTCCGGGGCGGCGGTTTCGGGCGCGGACAGCTTGGGGTGCGCGGGCTGGTCGGTCTCTTGGGAAATTTCGTCGGAACCGGCCTTTTCAGCTTTCTTCCTCCCTGCCCTCTTGGGCTTCAATGTCTCAGGAGCCCCGAAAAGCGCGTCCTGCCCAAGAAGGCTTTCGCGCTCGCCGGGGGCGAAAAGCCCGATTTCGCCGTAAACCCCGTCGTAGCCCGGAATCAGTTCCACCCGGCCCTGGCGAACCCGGCTCACGGCCTCTGCCAGAAGCGGGATCGGGAGCCTCGAAAGGGCCGCCGTGTCAGCGTTCCGAAGAACCCCGATTTCCGGGCCTATGGCCGTCAGGACAGCCTCGTAGGCCGCGTTCACCCTGCCCGTGTCCGGGCCGCAGGAAAAAATCTCCGCCAGGATTCCCGAAAGCCCTATAACGCTCTCGAAAACCTGCCTTTTCGGGCATTCCGCTTGATTTTTGCGGTCGGCAAGCTCGTTCACCCGGTAGAGCACCCCAAGGGTCAGGGGGTCGCCGCACACGGGGCATCTGCCCGAAAGGCGTACGGATTCTTCGGGATCGAGCCGGACATCGCATTTCCGGTGCCCGTCCGCGTGGTATTTTCCCTCCTCCGGGAAAAACTCCAGGGTGCCGATGAACCTTTCCGGGTCGCCCGTAACCAGCGCATCCTTAATATGATGGTAGGAAAGCTCCGTATCGAAGATGTTGGCCTCGCGCCCCAGTTTTTTGGCGGAATGTGCGTCGGAGTTGGACACCAGCACCCAGGGGTCCAGGCCCGAAACCCGCCGGTTCATGGGAGGGTCCGACGACAACCCGGTTTCGAGCGCCGTGATAAAGCCGGTCAAATCCCCGAAGCACTCCTCTACGGCATCAAAACCCGATTTTTCCCCAAGGAGCGAAAACCAGGGGGTCCAGATGTGGGCCGGGATGAACATGGCTTCCGGCGAGCACTCCAGGGCGATTTCCAACAGGTCCCTGGAATCGAGCCCCAGGATGGGCCGTCCGTCCGATTTTATGTTTCCGATTTTTTCGAGCCTCTTGTTGAAGCGGGAGGCGGCTTCAAGATCGGGGAAAAATACCAGGTTGTGGACCTTGCGGGTCCGCCCATCCTTCTTGTAAATATTTGAAATCTCGACTGATAATATGAAGCGCACCTCCGCCCTGCACGATGGCGGAACCGTTTGATCCACCGGCCCGGCGAAATCGTCCTTCAGGCGGAAAAGGCCGGGTTCGGCGGGAACGAGCTTTTCGGAAATCTCGGCGAACCAGGCCGGATGCGTGAAATCCCCCGTGGCCACGACATTCAGCCCCTTTTTCTGGGCCCAGAAATGGAGGTTCTCGAAATCGAGGTCGCGGGCCGTGGCCCGGCTCCACTTGGAATGAATGTGCAGATCGGCCAAAAATTTCATGGGGCTCTTTCGGGGTTGGCGTTTTCTTGTTGTACGCGAAAATCAGACGGGTTATACACCCCTCGCCCCATCAAAAACAACCTGGAGGAAACATCATCATGGGATTTTTGTCCGCGTCGGTGGCCGTAACCCGATACGCCGTAAACGGCGAGATTGCCGAGCCCTTCATGGAAACCGTGGCCAAGGGCCTTTCCGCCAACGTGATCCAAGAGATCAACGGCGACCCCCAGAAACGCTCGGTGGGCTGGGCTCCATTCGACAAGCCCTACACGCCGGATTTTTCGGCGGCCAGCTTCGTGGTGGCCGACACCGTGGTTTTCTGCCTTCGCATAGACAAGAAATCGCTGCCCGCCGGGACCGTCAAGAAGATGTACGCCGCCGAGGTGGACAGGCGCTTGCGGGAGTCGGGCCGGGAGTTTCTGTCCAAGGATGAGAAAAAGGAAGTGAAGGAGCATGTGGAAAACGTGCTTCTGATAAGAATGCCTTCGGTTCCGGCGGTTTACGACGTTCTGTGGAAGTACGGGGAGCAGCGGCTCTATTTTTTCTCCACCCAGAAGGCCGCCAAGGACGAGCTTGAAACCCTCTTTTACAAGAGCTTCGGCGCGCCTTTGATACCCCTTTTCCCCTTCACCACGGCGGAAACCTCCTGCGGGCTCACCGACGCCCAGATTGACAGCCTGGCCCAGGCCGCCCCCTCCACCTTCGCAACGGAGTAAACCGACATGCTGGACGTTAACTACAGCTTCAAACGCTACGGCTTCCTGGGAAACGAGTTCCTCACCTGGCTTTGGTACCTCACCGAAAACGACCAGAAGGCCGTGGCGGAAATACTCAAGGAATCCATCACCTTAACCCTCGGAAACCGCATAGCCCTGGAAAAAAAGAACAAGGACGACGTGGAAAGGGTGACGGTTAAGGGCGACACGGCCAGCATGGACGAGGGAATCCTGGCCCTGCGCAAAGGCGCGGTGGTGAGCGAGGCCCACTGGGTGATGGAGATGGCCGACTCCAAGTGGACCTTCACCATAAAGGGCGCGAGCCTGGACATCGCGGGCCTCAAAACCCCGCCCACGGCCCCCATAAAGATGAACGCCGAGATCGAGGGCGCGGTGCTGGAAAAGACCTCCCTCATCGACCGGCCCGTGAACGCCGTCAACGCGCTTTTCGCCGCCTTCGCAAAAATCCGCATATCCCCGGAATGGGAGAAGGTGCATGTTACCAGAATGAAGAACTGGATCCAGGGGGTCTGAGGGAGCGATCTGCGGTGTCAGGCGTCGACGGGCGGGGCGTAGCGTACTTTTAGTACGCGTCCTTCCCGCCATCCTCGCCTCCCTTGCATATCATCTCCCTCAGCCCCCCTGGCCGTGGCGTGAATGCAGGCTTGCAGGGTTTATTAGCGGGTCGGGCTGTTCCGCTGGATGGTATTCCTGATTTGATCCGAACCTAACACAACGTAATTCTTGACAAACGCAAAATTTCCGTCCAAAATGCAATCACACTGCATATTGGACGGAAATTTCATGTACAGGCAAAGAACAATCGAAGGATATTTTCGGCGGGCGTCGGAACAGTTTCCGGTGATGCTGGTTACCGGCGCGCGCCAGGTGGGCAAGACCACCTTTCTGTCCCGCATTTCGGAAGAGGGGCGGCGATACGTCACACTTGACGACCCACTTCTTTTAAACCTTGCAAAAACCGACCCCGGCCTTTTTCTCTCGCGTTTTTCCCCGCCGGTCATAATCGATGAAATCCAGTACGCGCCGGAGCTTCTGCCCTTTATAAAAATGGAGGTGGACAGAACCGGCCTTCCCGGCCTTTTCTGGCTTACCGGCTCCCAGCATTTTCACCTGATGAAAGGCGTTTCCGAGTCCCTGGCCGGAAGGGTGGGGATAGTGCGGCTCCTTGGGCTTTCCCGCCGGGAGGCAGAAAACGCGGGCTACGAC
Proteins encoded:
- a CDS encoding lytic transglycosylase domain-containing protein, producing the protein MTEKRNTCLPLLLSGTLFLSALFFFFSGVNAVADVFRWVDEDGVTHFTDTPKHKGYRVFIREKRSRTSSKKVRAARYYASRESRFTDRDTYDNIIREAAETYGLEFALVKAVIKVESNFNPRARSPKGAKGLMQVMPFNYSKLGIEDPYNPRDSIMGGSKYLSQMMANYGNEVDLALAAYNAGPGAVDSCGRRIPSIPETRSYVSRVKEIYNIYAARQTNSDAAVFRADGTEVKPEDKALADTRTYQ
- a CDS encoding TIGR02266 family protein — protein: MNGERLDEAGMIDVVSEEHYEDGQVIFEEQSSGDWVYVVESGAVELYRLVDGKIVVIAVAREGEIFGELAFIGGYPRTASARALGNTVVGVIDRKSLDHEYNKMTPTFRLVIKSLAIRLKQTTDACVGKTDCRRELRIPKVLALTFKDKGSFVKAYTHNVSGTGLFIKTPTPLNQGEIFTLDIHLPDDEKPMSVTATVAWSRSQTNDPVARPVGMGVKFTVVSPGDAKRLSDILSKP
- a CDS encoding UvrD-helicase domain-containing protein, whose amino-acid sequence is MKFLADLHIHSKWSRATARDLDFENLHFWAQKKGLNVVATGDFTHPAWFAEISEKLVPAEPGLFRLKDDFAGPVDQTVPPSCRAEVRFILSVEISNIYKKDGRTRKVHNLVFFPDLEAASRFNKRLEKIGNIKSDGRPILGLDSRDLLEIALECSPEAMFIPAHIWTPWFSLLGEKSGFDAVEECFGDLTGFITALETGLSSDPPMNRRVSGLDPWVLVSNSDAHSAKKLGREANIFDTELSYHHIKDALVTGDPERFIGTLEFFPEEGKYHADGHRKCDVRLDPEESVRLSGRCPVCGDPLTLGVLYRVNELADRKNQAECPKRQVFESVIGLSGILAEIFSCGPDTGRVNAAYEAVLTAIGPEIGVLRNADTAALSRLPIPLLAEAVSRVRQGRVELIPGYDGVYGEIGLFAPGERESLLGQDALFGAPETLKPKRAGRKKAEKAGSDEISQETDQPAHPKLSAPETAAPELNPEQLAAVEAPPAPLLIVAGPGTGKTRTLAYRAAHLVKNLGAAPESVLAVTFTNKAAGELKERISALLPEASGVTVATFHALGLMLLTETLGRERPFSVISEADRLAFVEKALAACGVSGAKPAEVAEKISRAKDRVWIPVAEPDLGEGLDPEAFSAYQGILARNRALDTDDLLYRTVRMLESEPDFREKCQRRFLHVLVDEYQDVSASQYRLVRALCPAGASLAAIGDPDQAIYGFRGADVGYFTRFVHDYPEARVVELWRNYRSSDNILGAASRIVEKGRLWTPKKPLESGIPMENPIRLSRPATPAAEAETIVAAIENMVGGTSHFSMDSGRAGADQRDFGFGDFAVLVRVKALFGPISEAFARSGIPFEIVDRKNLFDAQPNPAILSLLRFSEKAATDADMARIFRVAKRGVNEASIRALEDFSARLGASLFDALHEARRLPMPGLDLAPQRKLVALGTDLGILSENMKGRTVAEKIKLAGKFLGVSETMGGPKSAYERLTEKAHDFGGDTARFLSFSALARDEDSFDPKAQRVAVMTVHAAKGLEFEAVFVAGCEDGLFPLHMPGKPGDPGEERRLFYVAATRARRVLRFTAASRRIVFGNTEDRAISPFLAEISDCLEEDRPRGPAKKRPLGPTQMSFDFA
- the rdgC gene encoding recombination-associated protein RdgC; this translates as MGFLSASVAVTRYAVNGEIAEPFMETVAKGLSANVIQEINGDPQKRSVGWAPFDKPYTPDFSAASFVVADTVVFCLRIDKKSLPAGTVKKMYAAEVDRRLRESGREFLSKDEKKEVKEHVENVLLIRMPSVPAVYDVLWKYGEQRLYFFSTQKAAKDELETLFYKSFGAPLIPLFPFTTAETSCGLTDAQIDSLAQAAPSTFATE